In the genome of Planctomyces sp. SH-PL62, the window CCGGCCTCGGGTGAACGTGAGCAGGGCCGACGCCGAGCGGTCGCCGCTCCGGCCGTCGGCGGCGAACCGGAGCACGGGCCGACGCCCCGTCTCGGCGCGGATCGTGACGTCCCTGGCCACATCCGACCGCAGGGCCGTCGCGCGGCCCGCCAGCAGATACGGCCCGTCCTCGGTGAGGGTCACGACGGACTTGTGGGGCGCGGCGGCGATCACCGCGGCGAGGTCCTCCCCCGGCCGGACGTCGATCTTGCGGGGCGCGGAGGACGTCGCGGCCAGGCCCGCGGCCGGCGTCAGGGGGGGCGGGGTCCGCGAGCCTCGCAACGGGCTGTACTCGACCACGGGCGCGGACGCCGAGGGGTCGGCCAGCTCGCGGGTCCAGAAGAACAGGCCCGCCGCCAGCAGCACGAAGCCCAGGGGAGTCAAGAGGACGAGCGGACGCTCCCACGCCGGGCGGTCCGCCTGCGGGGCCGCGACGTCGAAATGGGGGAGCGCCAGGCCGGCCCGGCCGGCGACGTGGAGCAGGTCTCGCACCAGCTGCTCCGGCGACTGGCAGCGGCGGTCCCGGTCCTTGGCCAGCAGCTTTTCGAGCACCCGCGCCAGCGCCGGGGGCACGGTCGGGTTCAGCTCCCGGACGTCGGGCGGCGGCTCCTCCTGGTGTTGGAGCAGCTTCTGGAGCACCGTCCCGCCCGGGAAGGGGGGCTGGCCGGTCAGCATGTGAAAGAGCGTGCATCCCAGCGAATAAAGGTCGCTGCGGACGTCGACGGAGCGCGGGTCGCGCGCCTGCTCGGGGCTGATGTAGTCGAACGTGCCGAGGGTCATGCCGGTCTGGGTCAGCCCGCCGCGCTCGCCCCGGCGTTCGAACCGCCGGGCCAGGCCCATGTCCACCAGCTTGGCCCGCCCCTCGGGCGTGATGATGATGTTCGACGGCTTGACGTCGCGATGGACGACCCCCCGGATCGCCGCGTGGACCAGGGCCTGGGCGATCTGGAGCGTGACGTCCACCGCCTCGGCCACCGGCATCGGCCCCCCCTCGTCGACCCGGCGGCGGACCGTCTCCCCCGCGACGTATTCAAAGATGATGAAGTGCCATGGCCCGTCCTGCCCCAGGCTGTACACCCGCGCGATGTTCTCGTGGTCGAGCCGGGCCGCCGACCGCCCCTCCTGATAGAACCGCTGGACGACCTCGGGGTCGTCGATCTGCTCCGGCGGGAGTAGCTTCAACGCCACCTGGCGGTCGAGCGTGGAGTCGTGCGCGCGGAAGACGGCCCCCATGCCGCCGGCCCCGATCGCCTCCTCCAGCAGGAACGTCCCCAGGACGTCCCCGACCCGGGGCGCCGGGGGGCCGTCGACGACCGCCCGAGCTCGGGGGCCCGCTTCGAGTTGGTGCTCGAACCCCGCACGATCGTCGGCGATTCGCCGCCCACGGGCGCGGGCGTGGTCCCCGGCCGCGCCGTCGCCTTCGACGACGAAGGGGAGGGGCGTGCGGGGTCCCGTACGCGCGAGCCCGGGGGGGCGTGCGGCCGCTGGGAGGTTCGGAGGACGGTTCTTGCAACTCGTGCTCGCTCAAAGGGGCTCATCCCCAACAAGACGTCCGTGCGCGTGCCTTGCCTGACGTTCGATGACGAGAGTCGACCGAGGCTCAACGGGAGACATGAAGCCCGCACGTGCATGCTCGGACGCGGGGCTCCCCAAACTATAAGCCCCTCGCCCATCCCTGTCAATGACGGCCGAAGGGCCGGGGCGGCCAAGTCCCGACGGCGGAACGACCTACGATTCGAGGCCGGGAAGCCTTGCGGCGTCCCCTCGGGGCGGGAGGCGTGCGCCGACGGCGCCGGGGGCCCGGAACTCGCGATCGGGGGCGAAACCGATTCAAGCGGAAAATCCCGAAAGGCCGATATCACCATCGAACGCGTCGGCTTTCGACGCCGGCCGGGCCGCCTCGACGGGCGGACGGGACGCGGTCGGGGCCGGGATGGATCACGTTTGGAAGCGCCAGGAGGCAGCGGAATGTGGCACCGAATTCCTCGGAGGAACCCGTTTCTTGCGAGGTCGCAAGCGAAGGGATCCCATCAGAACGCCGCCAAACGATCCAAGCGCCGGCCCGCCCTGGAGCCGCTTGAATCCCGCCAGCTGATGACCGCCTCGCTCGGGCCCATCGCCGACGTCGCGGCCCCGGCCGGGCAGGGGTATCAGCTCCCGCTCGACGGCTCCGCGAGCAACGCCCCGAGCCAGACGTTCACCGCCACCTCCGACAACCCCAACATTAAGGTGGAGGTGGCCGACGGCAAGTTCTGGACCCTCCACGTCCAGCACCTCTCGTCCGAGCCCGGCGACCCGACGATCCTGAACGAGCCGATGACCTTCCAGTTCTTCCCGGAGGTCGCCCCGAACACGGTCGAGCGGATCACCAACTTCAGCAACAACGGCTACTACGTCAACACCGGCCGGTTCTTCCCCCGCATCGTCGCCGGCTTCGTCGCCCAGGGGGGCTCCAACAGCGCCACCAGCACCTCGTCCTCGAGCGGCGTGACGCCGATTGGGATCGAGGTGGACCCCTCGGTCGACTTTAGCAGCTACGGCCAACTGGCGATGGCGAACACCGGCGAGCCCAATTCGAGCGACGCCCAGTTCTTCGTCACCTTCGGGCCGCAGCCGGTGCTCAATCAGAAATACACGATCTTCGGCCAGCAGGTCTCCGGGTTCGACACCCTGGAGAAGCTCTCCCAGGTCGCCGTCAGCGCGAACCCCGGGGCCCGCGAGGTCTCGGTGCCCGACAACCCGGTGACCATCGTCGGCTCGACGATCACCGACACCAACCCCAACGGCGCGCTGCTGATCGACACGACGGCCGCCGGGCCGGGCCAGACGGCCACGATCACCGTCACGGCGACCGACCCCGCCGACGGCACCACGGCCGTCCGCAGCTTCCGGGTCATGACCCCCGGCGTGACCACGGCGGTCCGCCAGATCGGCGACGTCCTGATCGCGACCCCGCCGGCCCTCGGCAAGTTCTTCGGCGGCACCAACACCATCGAGGTCAACCAGGTCGCGGCACCGACGATCCCGGCCAGCCAGAACATCCAGGTCGTCGTCAACGGCATGCTCGACTCGACCCAGCCGTCGGCGTCCTCGCTCTCGCAGATCATCGTCCAGGGCTCCAAGGCCAACGACAAGATCACCGTCTCCAACGACGTCCTCGTCCCGGCGACGATCGACGGCGGCCAGGGGGGGCGGAACGTCGTCAGGGCCGGCGGCGGCTACGCGCTGGCCCACGGCTGGTTCGGCCAGACCACCCTGGTCGCGGGCGAGGGTCCCAACCGCCTGGCCGGCCGCGCCGGCCGGGTCCGGTTCAGGGCCAACGAGTCCACCGCCTGGGCCTTCGCCGGCAACGCCCGAGGCCGCGCCACCAACGGCCAGACCCTCAAGCCGACCGGCACTTACTATCGCTTCCTCAACAACCACCTGGTCCCGGTTCTCAAGGTCAGGAGCTGACGGTAACCTGGAACGGTCGGTCGGCGCGAAGCGGGGCGGCGTCCCCGCTTCGTCGCGTTTCGAAGTTCCGATGGATCGGCCGAGCCCCATGATTCCGCTCCCCATCGACCCCAGCCTGCCGGGGGTCCTCGACGCCCTCAAGACCCGAGGGGCCCTGGTCCTGGTCGCGGAGCCGGGCTCCGGCAAGACGACCCGCGTCCCCCCCGCGATCGTCCGCGCCGGGGGGGCGGGGCAGGTCGTCGTGCTCCAACCCCGGCGGGTCGCCGCGCGGTCGACGGCGGCCCGGATCGCCGACGAGCAGGGCTGGACGCTGGGCCGCGAAGTCGGCTACCACGTCCGCTTCGACCGCAAGGCTACGGCCGCGACCCGGCTCCTCATCATGACCGAGGGGATCCTCACGCGACGGCTCCTGGCCGACCCGTTCCTGGACGGGGTCGGGACCGTCGTTCTCGACGAGTTCCACGAGCGGAGCCTGCACACCGACCTGGCGATCGCCCTCCTGCGCGAGATCCGCCGCGAGGTCCGCACCGACCTGCGGCTGGTGGTGATGTCGGCCACGCTCGACGCCGGGCCCGTCGCCCGGTTCCTCGACGCCCCGGTGATCGAGGTCCCCGGCCGCACCTTCCCGATCTCCGCCTCCTACCGCGACGCCCCCCGGCCGACCGACCCCGCGACGATCGCCGGGGCCGTCGCCGACGCCCTCGCCGACCCCGCCGACCGGGGCCACGTCCTCGTCTTCCTCCCCGGCATGGCCGAGATCCGCCGCGCCCATCGGGAGCTTTCGCCGATCGCCTCGCGGTTCGACGCCCGCGTGCTGCCGCTGCACGGCTCGCTGCCGAGCGACGAGCAGGACGCCGCGCTCCGGCCCTCGCATCAACGCAAGATCATCCTTTCGACCAACATCGCCGAGACCTCGCTGACCATCGACGGCGTGACGACGGTGGTCGACTCGGGCCTGGCCCGGGTCGCCCACCACGACGCCTCGCGAGGGCTGGACCGGCTCGACCTCCAGGCGATCAGTCGGGCGTCGGCCGACCAGCGCGCCGGGCGGGCGGGACGCACCGGCCCCGGACGCGCCATCCGGCTCTGGTCGGAGCAGCGGCACGCCCTCCTGGAGCCGTTCGACGCCGCCGAGGTCCACCGCGTCGACCTGGGCGCCGTCCTGCTGACGCTCCACTCCTGGGGCGTGACCGACCCCGGCGCGTTCGGCTGGTACGAGGCCCCCGCCGCCGATCGGATCGAGGCCGCCGAGGCCCTGCTCGCGCGGCTGGGGGCCTTCGACGCCGCCACCCGCCGGATCACCCCGACGGGGGAACGGATGCTTGCGCTTCCGGTCCATCCCCGGCTCGCCCGGCTGCTCCTGGCGGCGGCCGACGAGGGCCTGCTGCACGAGGGGGCGGCGCTGGCCGCCTTGCTCTCCGAGAAGGACGTGGCCGAGCGTCGCCGGCCGGGGGGGCATCGGGGGCTGTCCGACATGCTCGGCCGCCTGGACCTGCTCGCCGAGGCCGAGGCCGCCAGGTTCTCCCCGGCACTCCAGGCCCGGGGGATCGACGCCGCCGCCGCGCGGCAGGTCGCGAAGGTCCGCGACGACCTCGTCCGGCTGGCCTCCCGGCTGGGCCTCCCCGAGCACGGCTCCGACCTGGGCGACGACGCCCGCGAGCAGGCCCTCCTCCGGCTCCTGATCCTGGCCTATCCCGACCGCGTCGTCCGGCGTCGCGGGTCCGAGGAGACCGGCGTGATGGTCGGGGGTCGCGGCGTGCGGCTGGCCCGCGAGTCGGTCGTCCGCGACGGCGAGTTCTTCCTGGCCCTCGACCCCCGCGAGACCCGATGGCAGGGGACCCTGGAGCTTCAGGTGGGCCTCGCCAGCGCCGTGCGGCTGGAGTGGCTGGAGGAGTTGGTGCCGCAGTCGATCCGCCGCGAGCGGAGCGTGGAGTACGACCTCGGCCGCGAGCGGGTCGTCGCCATGAACCGGCTCTGGTATGAAGACCTCCTGATCCGCGAGGACCCCGCCCGGCCCCCCGACGCCCGCGAGGCCTCGCGCGCCCTGTTCGAGGCCCTCCGCCCCCGCGCGAGGGAGGTGTTCCGCCAGGATTCGGCGGCCTCGGCCTGGCTCTCCCGATACGACTTCGTCCGCGAGGCGGTCCCCGAACTCGGCTGGGCCGAGCTGTCCGACGAGGCCCTCGCCGGCCCCCTGGAGGTCCTCTGCCACGGCAAGACCCGCGCGGACCAGGTCCGCCAGGCTGGCAAGGTCGCCTACCTGGAAAGCCTGATCACTCCCGCCCAGAACCGCGAACTGGCCGCCTGCGCCCCGGAGAGCCTGACCATCCCCAGCGGCCGTCGCGTCCAGCTGACGTACGAACCGGGCCGTCAGCCGACCCTCTCGGCCAAGCTCCAGG includes:
- a CDS encoding peptidylprolyl isomerase; this translates as MTASLGPIADVAAPAGQGYQLPLDGSASNAPSQTFTATSDNPNIKVEVADGKFWTLHVQHLSSEPGDPTILNEPMTFQFFPEVAPNTVERITNFSNNGYYVNTGRFFPRIVAGFVAQGGSNSATSTSSSSGVTPIGIEVDPSVDFSSYGQLAMANTGEPNSSDAQFFVTFGPQPVLNQKYTIFGQQVSGFDTLEKLSQVAVSANPGAREVSVPDNPVTIVGSTITDTNPNGALLIDTTAAGPGQTATITVTATDPADGTTAVRSFRVMTPGVTTAVRQIGDVLIATPPALGKFFGGTNTIEVNQVAAPTIPASQNIQVVVNGMLDSTQPSASSLSQIIVQGSKANDKITVSNDVLVPATIDGGQGGRNVVRAGGGYALAHGWFGQTTLVAGEGPNRLAGRAGRVRFRANESTAWAFAGNARGRATNGQTLKPTGTYYRFLNNHLVPVLKVRS
- the hrpB gene encoding ATP-dependent helicase HrpB gives rise to the protein MIPLPIDPSLPGVLDALKTRGALVLVAEPGSGKTTRVPPAIVRAGGAGQVVVLQPRRVAARSTAARIADEQGWTLGREVGYHVRFDRKATAATRLLIMTEGILTRRLLADPFLDGVGTVVLDEFHERSLHTDLAIALLREIRREVRTDLRLVVMSATLDAGPVARFLDAPVIEVPGRTFPISASYRDAPRPTDPATIAGAVADALADPADRGHVLVFLPGMAEIRRAHRELSPIASRFDARVLPLHGSLPSDEQDAALRPSHQRKIILSTNIAETSLTIDGVTTVVDSGLARVAHHDASRGLDRLDLQAISRASADQRAGRAGRTGPGRAIRLWSEQRHALLEPFDAAEVHRVDLGAVLLTLHSWGVTDPGAFGWYEAPAADRIEAAEALLARLGAFDAATRRITPTGERMLALPVHPRLARLLLAAADEGLLHEGAALAALLSEKDVAERRRPGGHRGLSDMLGRLDLLAEAEAARFSPALQARGIDAAAARQVAKVRDDLVRLASRLGLPEHGSDLGDDAREQALLRLLILAYPDRVVRRRGSEETGVMVGGRGVRLARESVVRDGEFFLALDPRETRWQGTLELQVGLASAVRLEWLEELVPQSIRRERSVEYDLGRERVVAMNRLWYEDLLIREDPARPPDAREASRALFEALRPRAREVFRQDSAASAWLSRYDFVREAVPELGWAELSDEALAGPLEVLCHGKTRADQVRQAGKVAYLESLITPAQNRELAACAPESLTIPSGRRVQLTYEPGRQPTLSAKLQELFGWPETPRLARGRVPLLLELLGPNQRPVQVTADLKNFWTNTYHQVRKDLRGRYPKHPWPEDPTTAQAPVRTPRPR